The following proteins are encoded in a genomic region of Pseudomonas sp. Os17:
- a CDS encoding biliverdin-producing heme oxygenase codes for MPTPHHASTTPTLLQDLRTGTATLHVALEQRLPFFCERLDAPWYRRLIQAYYGFYQPLEAALHDSGLIPPGYDPTQRLKTPTLFADLRALGLDAASIQALPRCEQLPPLASAGACLGVLYVLEGATLGGQILRREMARRLDLDADNGGAFLDVYGAATGRRWKDFLDYLGRMPEDASTRQHLVSAAQSTFACFERWLDRREVLL; via the coding sequence ATGCCGACACCGCATCACGCCAGCACCACCCCCACCCTGCTTCAAGACCTGCGCACCGGCACCGCGACCTTGCACGTTGCCCTGGAGCAACGCCTGCCGTTCTTCTGTGAGCGGCTTGATGCGCCCTGGTATCGACGCCTGATCCAGGCCTATTACGGTTTCTATCAGCCCCTGGAGGCGGCCCTGCATGACAGCGGCCTGATCCCGCCGGGCTACGACCCGACGCAGCGCCTGAAGACCCCGACCCTGTTCGCTGATCTGCGCGCCCTGGGCTTGGACGCCGCCAGCATCCAGGCCCTGCCCCGCTGTGAGCAACTGCCGCCCCTGGCCAGCGCCGGGGCTTGCCTGGGCGTGCTCTACGTACTGGAAGGCGCGACCCTGGGCGGACAGATCCTGCGCCGGGAAATGGCCCGGCGCCTGGATCTGGACGCCGACAACGGCGGCGCCTTTCTGGATGTCTATGGCGCTGCCACCGGGCGGCGCTGGAAGGACTTTCTCGACTACCTGGGGCGCATGCCCGAAGACGCGAGCACACGCCAACACCTGGTCAGCGCCGCGCAATCCACATTTGCCTGTTTCGAACGCTGGCTCGACCGCCGCGAGGTGCTGCTATGA